CGCATAAGGTCGCATTATCGGCCGTCATTCAGCAGCCCCGCGCGCCTTGTGAAGCGCGTGGGGCTGTTTGACACTCGGCGCATTAACAACCTGCCCCGAGGACGCTGTCGATGAGCGATGCCATCCGTTTCGAAGATCAAGTAGTCATAGTCACCGGTGCCGGCGGTGGCCTGGGCCGTGCCCACGCGCTGTTGTTTGCCCGCCACGGTGCCAGGGTGGTGGTCAACGACCTCGGTGGTAGCACCCACGGTGAAGGAGCCAACGCCTCTGCTGCCGACAAGGTAGTGGAAGAGATTCGCGCCTTCGGTGGGACCGCGGTGGCCAACCATGATTCGGTGACTGACGGCGACAAGATCGTGCAGACCGCGCTGGATCATTTCGGTCGTATCGATGTGCTGGTCAACAACGCCGGTATCCTGCGCGACAAGAGCTTCCACAAGATGGAGGATGCCGACTGGGATCTGGTTTACAAGGTCCATGTCGAAGGCGCCTACAAGACCACTCACGCTGCCTGGTCTCACTTGCGCGAGCAGAACTTCGGCCGCGTTATCTTCACCTCGTCCACATCTGGTATCTACGGCAACTTCGGTCAGAGCAACTACGGCATGGCCAAGCTCGGCCTGTACGGGCTGACGCGCACCCTGGCCATCGAAGGCCGCAAGAACAACATCCTGGTCAATGCCATCGCCCCCACCGGTGCCACACGCATGACCGAAGGATTGATCCCGCCGCAGGTGTTCGAACAGCTCAAGCCCGAGCTGGTCAGCCCGTTGGTGGTGTATCTCGGTAGCGCCGCCTGCCAGGACACCGGTGGCCTGTTCGAGGTCGGTGGTGGTTGGGTTGGCAAGGTGCGCTGGGAGCGCAGCCTCGGCGCAGGTTTCGACCCCAAGGCCGGTTTCAGCCCGGACGACGTGGCGGCGCAGTGGCAACGTATCTGCGATTTCGAGGGCGCTGCGCACCCGGCGGACAACGTCGAAGCGCTCAAGGAAATGATGGCGAACCTGCAGAAGTACGCGCTCTAGGCCGCAGGCCATCACTGAAAGGCCGGTAGCGATCAGGCAACGCGGTGTTTCGTGGTCCGGCTCCGGGGCGAGGCTTGGCCAGGCCATGCCGCTCTGGTTCGCGGCGGGGCGCCGCTCCTACACAGTCGGTATATCGACGCTTGGCTTTTTGTTGAGTAGTACTCGGCTGTTACCTGTCGGAAGAAATAGGGGCGAATAATGGCGTTCGTTCCACCTACCTTCAGGAGACGATCATGGCTGCCAAGAAGATTCTCATGCTGGTCGGCGACTACGCCGAGGACTACGAAACCATGGTGCCGTTCCAGGCACTGCAGATGGTTGGCCATACCGTGCATGCGGTCTGCCCGGACAAGGTAACCGGGCAGACGGTACGCACCGCCATCCACGATTTCGAGGGCGACCAGACCTACAGCGAAAAGCCCGGCCACAACTTCGCCCTCAACTATGACTTCGCCAAGGTGCGTGCCGACGAATACGACGCGCTGCTGGTACCCGGTGGCCGTGCGCCCGAGTACCTGCGCCTGAACGCCGATGTCATTGCCTTGGTCAAGGCGTTCGCGGCGGCTGACAAGCCCATCGCTGCCGTCTGCCACGGTGCCCAGTTGCTGGCGGCAGCAGGGGTGCTGGAGGGACGTGAATGCAGCGCCTATCCTGCTTGTGCGCCGGAAGTGGCGCTGGCCGGTGGCAAGTACGTGGAAATCCCGGTGGACCAGGCGCACGTACAGGGCAAGCTGGTCAGCGCGCCGGCCTGGCCCGCGCATCCGGCATGGCTGGCAGCGTTTCTCAAGGTGCTCGGCACGGAAATTCGCCTGTAACCTCCGTAGCCGGATGTAATCCGGGCGCATCATCGCCGGCATTCACGCACTGACTGCACCGGGCTATGGCGCGAGCAAGACGTAGGGCGGGTGCAACCCGCCAGTCCATACGTGGCGGGTTGCACCCGCCCTACCTTTCAGGAGCACGACCTATGTGCGAACTGTATGTAAAGGCCGACCCCATCCTCTACGAATCGCGCTCACGCTCATTGCGCATCCGCGGTGTGGTCACCACGTTGCGTCTGGAAAATCAGTTCTGGGACATCCTGCGCGAAATCGCCGAAGTTGATGGCATGACCACCAACCAGCTGATCGCCAAGCTGCATGACGAGATCATGGATTTTCGCGGCGAAGTGGTCAATTTCGCCTCGTTCCTGCGTGTCAGCTGCACCCGCTACCTGGCACAGAAGGCCGGGCGTCAGGTGCCGCTGAGGGTGGTTGGGGTCAGCGGCTGAATCACTGGTACATCCAGAAGTTCGGATGTTCCTGCGCGTTCGGGGTGCTGGGTTGCTGGCTAGGCTGGGGTGGTTGGAAGAAGCGTTTGATCAGGCTCATGCGACGTTACTCCTGTAGGGGTTGTTGAACAGGTGTGCATGATCGGAGACGCGCTTCGATTGATAAAACGGATTGTCTCTATCTTGATGATTGGGTATGGCTATACCTAATCTTGATGCCTGCCCTCGTGATCACTCAAGCATGGCTGCCGGGACGCCGGGGCAAGCGCACGCTGACGCGCAGGCCGCCAAGTGGTGACTCGTCCAGGGCGATGCTGCCCTGATGCAGTTCCACCACGCGGCGCACGATGGACAGCCCCAGGCCAGCGCCCTGGCCTTCGCCAACGCGGAAGAAACGCTCGAACAAGCGCTCGCGCAGTTCCACCGGCACACCTGGGCCACTATCGAGCACTTGCAGTACCAGGTCTTGCGGCGTGGCCTGGAGTTGCACCTGAATGCAGCCGCCTGCCGGGGTGTACTGCACGGCATTGCTCACTAGATTCTGCAGCAGGATACCCAGGCTGGGGCCGTCAGCCGGCAGATGATATTCGCCCGGCTCCTGGGCCTCGAGGATCAGCTCCTGGCCGCGATTGAGGGCCAACGGGGTCAGCTCGGCCAATTCGCTGCGCAGGAAGGCCAGCAGGTCGAGGTCATTCATGTTCAGGCGCACGCCATTGGGATCCAGTCGCGCCAGGGTCAGCAGTTGGGCGACCACGCGGGTGGCACGGTCGACGCCGCTACCCAGCTGTTTCAACGCCTCTTCGCGGTCACCGGGGTCCGGCGCCTCCAGGGCGTTCTGCGCGTGGATGCGCAGCACCGCCAGCGGCGTGCGCAACTCGTGGGCGGCATCGGCGATGAAGCGCTTTTCCTGCTCGAGCAACTGGTTGACCTGCATCAGCAGGCGATTGAGTGCGGCGGCCATCGGCTCCAGTTCGTTGGGTAAGGGCGGGAAGACCAGCGGCGCCAGGTTGTCCGGTGCGCGGCCGCGGATGGCATCGGCCACGCGCTTGAGCGGATACAGGCCCCAACCCACGGTCAGCCACAGCAGCAAGCCGACGATGGGAAGGCCGATCAGCAGCGGCTGCAGGCTGCGCCGGGCGATCTTGCCGATCAACTCGCCGCGTACGTCCTCGCGCTCGCCCGCCAGTACCCAGTGGTAGTCGCGGCTGTCATGCAGGACGAACACCCGCCAGTTGTGTTCGCCGATGGTCAGGTTGTGGTAACCGATCAGGTAGCGAGCCAGCTGCGCCAGGCGTTCGCGCATCGGTTGGTCATCATTGGGCAGAGCCAGGCCGAGCTGTTGGATCATGTCGTTGAGCAGACCGGGTGGCGCGCTGGCAGACTGGAACAGCAGCTCGCCATCATCGTCGAGCATCTGGAAGGCCAGCTTGCCTTCGTATTCGTGGCCGAACAGGTTCTCCGGATTGCGCGAGCTGTGCAGCAGCAGGGCTTCATCGAGCACTGCCTGCATCTCACGGCGCTCGGTCTCGCTGAGGTCGTGGCGTACCAGGCCCATGAGCAGGCGGGCGGTCTGCGCCAGCTGCGCATCGAACAGCTCGCGTACTTCATGCACCGAGTCGTTGTAGATCTTGTGGCTGATCAACCCGAAGCTGGCCGCTACCAGCAGTAGCAGCAGGGCGAGCAGACGGGTGCGGATGGAGCCGAAGGTTTTCAGCAACCTCATTTGTCCACCAGATAACCGACGCCGCGTACCGTGCGGATCAGTTCCGGGAAGAATTTCTTGCGCAGGTGGTGCACGTGCACTTCCAGGGCGTTGCTTTCCACTTCCTCATCCCAGCCGTACAGCGCCTGTTGCAGCTTGTCGCGAGTCAGTACGCGACCGGGCTGGATCAGCAACTCGTGCAGCAAGAGGAATTCCTTGCGTGGCAGGTTGATGGTCTGGCCCTGGTATTCGACCACCTGGCTGGCCGGGTCGAGGCTGATACCGCGGTACTCCAGCGCCGGTTGCGGGCGTTGGAAGCTGCGCCGCAGCAAAGCGCGTAGACGCGCCTTGAGCTCGGCGACGTCGAAGGGCTTGATCAGGTAGTCGTCGGCGCCGGCATCGAGCCCGGCGATGCGGTCGCTGGTGGCATCACGCGCGGTCAGTATCAGCACCGGCACCGGATTGGCCGCAGCGCGCAGGTGCTTGAGCACCTGCAGGCCGTCCATGCGCGGCAGGCCGAGGTCGAGAATGGCCAGCTCGAAACTCTCGTGGCTCAGCGCATGCAGCGCACTGGCGCCATCCTGCAGCCAGTCCACGGTGTAGCCTTCGGGTTTCAGCGCGGTGCGAATGCCTTCGCCCAGGGCCTGATCGTCTTCGACGAGAAGAATGCGCATGGCAACTCCTGTAGGGATGCGTCCGAGTTACTGGAGTTTACGCTCGACTTGCCGCAAAAGCGCCGTGGCTTCTGCGCGGCGGCCCTTGTCAGCCAGTTCACGGCCGGGGCGATCCTTGGCGGCCAGGGCTTTCTCCAGGGCTGCGCGGGATTCCTCGTAGCGTTTCTGCCGTTGCAGGTAGTCGCCGTAGAAGTAGTTGGGGTCGAGGCCGTCCGGGTTGATCGCCAGTGCCTGTTGGAGCATCTGCTCGGCCTTCTCGTCATCGCCGAAACCGATCGGCCAACCCGGTACCTGGTAGTACAGGCTACCGAGGCTGGTGTAGGCCGAGCCGGCCAGGGCTTGCGGATCGATGGCCAGGGCCTGTTCCAGGCTGGCCTTGGCTTCCTTGACCAGGCCCAGGGCGCCGAGACCACCTTTGGCGCCGGCCTCGGTGCTGAGGATGATGCCGCGCCAGATCAGCAGCTCAGCTGCCTTGGGCTCGCTGGCTAGCGCGGCGTCGGCCTGCGTGACGAGCTTGGCGAAGGCCTCTTCACGCTGCTTCTCCGGCGTCTGGTAGTTGATCTCTGCCCAGCGTGTTTGCAACTGATGCAACTGAGCCTGGCCGTTGTCACTGAGGGCGAAGGCGGGCAGGGCGGTGAAGCCGAGGGCGGCGATGATCAGGGTGCGAAATGCGTTCACGGGAAATCTCCTCAGTGCTTGTGGCGGGCAAAGCGTTGAATGATCGGCAACTGCTTGCGCAGGGCCTGGTCGACCACGCGTGGCAGCAGGCCGTTGAGGCGCACGAACAGGCGTTCCGGCCAGCCCAGGTGACGTTCCTCCTGCTCGCGGCGGATGGTGTCGAGCAGTTCCTTGGCCACCTGCGCGGGGTCGTCCATGGCCACGCCAAGCTCATCGTTCATCGCCACCACGCTAGGGGCGTTCATCGACGTGCGGGTGGCGCGCGGCGCGAAGTAGAGGACGCGTACGTGCGTGTCGGCCAGTTCGCGGCGCAGCGCCTCGGAGAAGCCGCGCACGGCGAACTTGCTGGCGCAGTAGGCAGCGAAGCCGGGGTAGCCGATGGCGCCGAAGGTGGAGCCGACGTTGATCACCAGCGCACGCCGTTGCGCGCGCAGCAATGGCAGCAGGCGTTGGGTCAGTTGAAGCGTGGCGGTGACGTTGAGGCCGATCAGCTCGGCGATCTGCTGCTCGTCCTGCTGGTCGAGCAGGCCGAAGCGGTTGACCCCGGCGGCGTTGATCAGGCAATTCAGTCCGCCAAAGTTCTGCGCCGCGGCGACCAGTGCATCACGGCCGCTGCGGGTGGCGATGTCGGCCTGCACCAGCTGCACGTTCTGTGGGAAGCGTTGCAACAGCGGTTGCAGGGGCTCCAGGCGACGGCCCACCAGCAGCAGATGGGCACCTTCGCTGGCCAGACGATGCGCCAGGGCCAGGCCGATGCCACCACTGGCACCGGTGAGCAGAGCACGGCAATCCGTCGGTTGCATGACCTTACTCCTCGCTCGACAGCGGCAGGCTGCGGAACATGTCGCCGTACAGGCGGTAGACGACCTTGGCGGTGTGCACCACGGCGGCCTTGTCATCGTCGTTGTCCAGTTGGTTCATCAGCTTCTTGAAGAACTCGATGTGCTCCAGGTCCAGACTGCCGTGGGAGTTGAGGTAGCTGAAGGCCTTGTTCGGCAACTGCAGCTTGTCCTGAATGATGCCCGCTGCCTGGGTGGCCAGGGCGATGCTGGTGCCTTCGAGCACGTTGACCATGCCGAAGAAACTCACCGGGTTGTGCCGGGCGATGCGGTCGTATACGTAGGCCACCATCAACTCGGTCGGCAGCTGCGGAGTGCCATGGCGCACCGCTTCTTTATCGGCACCACAGGCGGCGATGTCGTTGAGGATCCACTCCTGGTGGCCGGTTTCCTCCTCGATGTACTCGGCGATGGCCTCGCGCAGCCATTCCAGACGTTCCGGCAGACGCGCACCGCAGGCCATCAACAGCGGCACGGTGTGCTTTACGTGGTGGTAGGCCTCGGTGAGGAAGGCGATGTAGCTGCGCAGGGCGACCTGGCCGGTCATGGCCTGCTGGATGATCGGTGCGCCGAGCAGGTAGTCGCGTTCGGCTTGGGTCTGGGCCAGCAGGGATTCGTAGAAGCTCATGCGTGTACTCCTTCTGCCACCAGGTCATGGATGGCGCTTTGGTAATGGTTGAACAGGGCAGCGCGGCGCAGGCGGCCATTGGCTGTAGCCAGGTCATTGCTCGCGCTGAAAGGGGCATCGGCGCGCAACCAGTGGTGCACGCGGGCGTAGTCCGGCAGGCCGTGATTGACGGCGTCCACGGCTTCCTGCAACTGCGCATCGGGGGTATTGGCGAAGCGCGGCACCAGCACCGCGACGTTTGCTGCCAGCGCCTCGCCGTGCAGCCAGGCCTGGGCGATGGGCAACTGTTGCACTAGCTCGGACTCGACCCATTCCGGGTTGACGTTGCGCCCGAAGGCAGTGATGAACTGATGTTTCTTGCGCCCGTGCAGCACCAGAAAACCGTGCTCGAAATGACCGAGATCGCCGGTGCCCAACCATTCTCCTTGCGGCGCCGGCTCACCGAGGTAGCCGAGCATGCGGGCGCCCTTGACCAGCACTTCGCCATCGGTTGCCAGGCTCACCTGCAGATGGCCAAGCGGCTGGCCGGTGCTGCCGATGCGGCGCTGTTCGGGCGTGTTCAGGCACACCACCGAGGCACATTCGGACAGTCCGTAACCTTCGAAGATCGGCAGACTCAAGGCGTCGGCGCGCTCGAGCAACTGCGCGGAAACCCGCCCACCACCGACGGCGACGAAACGCAGCGAATGCGGCACCGGCAGCTTGCGTTCGCCGGCGCTGACCAGCGCCAGCAGCAATTGTGGCAATAGGATCAGGCTGTGCGGCTGGGCGGCGTGCAGGGCCTGGAGAAAGCGCACCAGGTCGAAGCCGCTGGCCCCGGTCAGGCCGATCTGGGCCATGGGCATCAGTTCGATCCGGGCGCCGGCCAGCAGCGGCGCGTAAACCCCAGCGATGTTCTCCAGCAGGGTGGCCAGCGGCAGGATGCACAGGTGCCGCTGCACCTCGCGGCTGGCGCTGGCCTTGACCAGGCTGTCGGCCACCGCCAGTTGCGTGTCCAGGTCCAGGCACACGCCCTTGGGTTGGCCGGTGGTGCCGGAGGTGTAGGTGATCTTGCAGGTGCCGGCGTGCAGCTCGGCCGGTTGCGCCACCATGCGTCGATGAATGTCGTTCTCGACGGTGGCGAAACCAGGAGCGCCGTTGCCGATCAGGCAGTCGATGCCGGCACTGTCGAGCACATGACGCTGCTGCTCGGCAGAGAAGAACGCCGGCACCGGTACGCAGACCAAGCCTGCGTGCAGCACAGCCAGGTCCCACAGCACCCAGTCGATACCGTTGTCCAGGGCCAGTGCCACGCGGTGGGCGCCGAGGGCCCGCAGGTGTCTGCCTCGTGCGGCGACCGCACCGAGCAGCTCGGCGTAGGTGAGGGTGCGTTCGCCTTCGGCCAGCGCAATATGCGTACCGAACTCACCGAGGCGTGCGAAGAAGGATTCAGCTGCAGACCACATCGGGCATGTCCTCCAGGGCATACAGCGGTTGATGACCGAGACGCGGATAGGCGCCCAGCTGCAGCAGACGCTGATGGCCGCCATGGATGTCGCCGGCCATGACCAGCGGACGGTTGTCGTAGTAGCTGCCCCAGTCGGCCAGCTCATCGCCCATGCGCGCCGGATCGGCTTCGCCGAGGGCGATTGGAGTCAGGCTCAGGCGCTGGAAACTGTTGAGTAGGGTTGGAGTGCCAGTGAAGGTGACCCAGCGAAAACCCAGCGCCACCAGTAGATCGGTCAGGGCGACGATCAGCAGGCGCGCGGCGCCGGGGCTATCGGCGGCCAGGTTGCCGACTTCCACCAGCTCGCCACGGCTCGGCACGCTGTTGCCCAGGCGCGCGCCGATGGCGCTCTGGATCGGCTCGTCCAGGTAACGTTCGAGAAACAGCGGGCCGCTGTTGCCGCTGCGCACGCCGACTGCGCCGAGCAACTGGCCGGTCTGGTTTTCCAGGCCGAACAGACAGGGCATGAAGTGACGGATACGTGCGCCGTGCTGCAGTTCGAAGCGCTGGCAGACGAACTGCTCCAGGGCAACGCGACGTGCGCTGCCGGGCGACGCCAGGTGGAGTTCGTAACTATCGCCGCGCCCGATACGGGCAACGGGACGATCATGATGCGCCCAGGGTAGTTCCATGCTCGGAACCTCGGTGATGAACCTGGGGGCGATTGTGTGAGTGGTTGGCTTAACGCTGTATTAAGCCTTTGAGAATGTTTCAGGCGTTGCGCAGATGGACGCCCACGTGGCTTGCGTGCTTTTCAGCCCACCTGCGCAACCCAGTCGTTGAGGTTGTAGTAGTTGCTGATGCGCGCCACCTTGCCGTTCCTGATCTCGAAGAATGCACCGGCCGGCAGCACGTAGGTCTGGCCGTTGGCCGGTGGCAGGCCCTCGTCCTTGGCCAGGTATTCGCCGTGTACCACGAACTCGGCAGCGGCGCGGTCGCCTGCGGCGTTCTGCATCACCACGATGTCGCTCAGGCGCTCGCGGTAGCAGCGGTTCATCTTGTCCATGAAAGCGGCGAAGGTGGCCTTGCCGACCTGACGTTCACCCTGGTTGATGTCGTGCACCACGTCGTCTGCCAGCAGGTCGAGGAAGGCGGGCATGTCGCCGGCGTTGAAGGCGGTGTAGTAGGCCTGAACCAGTTCGGTGGCGGTCATGGCTAAGTTCCTTTCGTAGCGTGGTTAGTGGTTCGTTGGCCCGCATGATAAGTTCGCCGTTTACCGCTGGTATAGCTGCCGGCGTCACCCTGTTGCTGGCGAGCGACTGCAATGGATATCCGACTGCTCCGGGGGGCGGAGATCGAACCCCATATCGACGACTTGGCGCGTCTGCGCATCCAGGTGTTCCGCGAGTTTCCCTATCTCTACGACGGCAACCTCGACTACG
The genomic region above belongs to Pseudomonas sediminis and contains:
- a CDS encoding TenA family transcriptional regulator translates to MSFYESLLAQTQAERDYLLGAPIIQQAMTGQVALRSYIAFLTEAYHHVKHTVPLLMACGARLPERLEWLREAIAEYIEEETGHQEWILNDIAACGADKEAVRHGTPQLPTELMVAYVYDRIARHNPVSFFGMVNVLEGTSIALATQAAGIIQDKLQLPNKAFSYLNSHGSLDLEHIEFFKKLMNQLDNDDDKAAVVHTAKVVYRLYGDMFRSLPLSSEE
- a CDS encoding tetratricopeptide repeat protein encodes the protein MNAFRTLIIAALGFTALPAFALSDNGQAQLHQLQTRWAEINYQTPEKQREEAFAKLVTQADAALASEPKAAELLIWRGIILSTEAGAKGGLGALGLVKEAKASLEQALAIDPQALAGSAYTSLGSLYYQVPGWPIGFGDDEKAEQMLQQALAINPDGLDPNYFYGDYLQRQKRYEESRAALEKALAAKDRPGRELADKGRRAEATALLRQVERKLQ
- a CDS encoding DJ-1/PfpI family protein, which gives rise to MMAAKKILMLVGDYAEDYETMVPFQALQMVGHTVHAVCPDKVTGQTVRTAIHDFEGDQTYSEKPGHNFALNYDFAKVRADEYDALLVPGGRAPEYLRLNADVIALVKAFAAADKPIAAVCHGAQLLAAAGVLEGRECSAYPACAPEVALAGGKYVEIPVDQAHVQGKLVSAPAWPAHPAWLAAFLKVLGTEIRL
- a CDS encoding ATP-binding protein, yielding MRLLKTFGSIRTRLLALLLLLVAASFGLISHKIYNDSVHEVRELFDAQLAQTARLLMGLVRHDLSETERREMQAVLDEALLLHSSRNPENLFGHEYEGKLAFQMLDDDGELLFQSASAPPGLLNDMIQQLGLALPNDDQPMRERLAQLARYLIGYHNLTIGEHNWRVFVLHDSRDYHWVLAGEREDVRGELIGKIARRSLQPLLIGLPIVGLLLWLTVGWGLYPLKRVADAIRGRAPDNLAPLVFPPLPNELEPMAAALNRLLMQVNQLLEQEKRFIADAAHELRTPLAVLRIHAQNALEAPDPGDREEALKQLGSGVDRATRVVAQLLTLARLDPNGVRLNMNDLDLLAFLRSELAELTPLALNRGQELILEAQEPGEYHLPADGPSLGILLQNLVSNAVQYTPAGGCIQVQLQATPQDLVLQVLDSGPGVPVELRERLFERFFRVGEGQGAGLGLSIVRRVVELHQGSIALDESPLGGLRVSVRLPRRPGSHA
- a CDS encoding SDR family oxidoreductase: MQPTDCRALLTGASGGIGLALAHRLASEGAHLLLVGRRLEPLQPLLQRFPQNVQLVQADIATRSGRDALVAAAQNFGGLNCLINAAGVNRFGLLDQQDEQQIAELIGLNVTATLQLTQRLLPLLRAQRRALVINVGSTFGAIGYPGFAAYCASKFAVRGFSEALRRELADTHVRVLYFAPRATRTSMNAPSVVAMNDELGVAMDDPAQVAKELLDTIRREQEERHLGWPERLFVRLNGLLPRVVDQALRKQLPIIQRFARHKH
- a CDS encoding ribbon-helix-helix domain-containing protein translates to MCELYVKADPILYESRSRSLRIRGVVTTLRLENQFWDILREIAEVDGMTTNQLIAKLHDEIMDFRGEVVNFASFLRVSCTRYLAQKAGRQVPLRVVGVSG
- a CDS encoding SDR family NAD(P)-dependent oxidoreductase; translated protein: MSDAIRFEDQVVIVTGAGGGLGRAHALLFARHGARVVVNDLGGSTHGEGANASAADKVVEEIRAFGGTAVANHDSVTDGDKIVQTALDHFGRIDVLVNNAGILRDKSFHKMEDADWDLVYKVHVEGAYKTTHAAWSHLREQNFGRVIFTSSTSGIYGNFGQSNYGMAKLGLYGLTRTLAIEGRKNNILVNAIAPTGATRMTEGLIPPQVFEQLKPELVSPLVVYLGSAACQDTGGLFEVGGGWVGKVRWERSLGAGFDPKAGFSPDDVAAQWQRICDFEGAAHPADNVEALKEMMANLQKYAL
- a CDS encoding AMP-binding protein translates to MWSAAESFFARLGEFGTHIALAEGERTLTYAELLGAVAARGRHLRALGAHRVALALDNGIDWVLWDLAVLHAGLVCVPVPAFFSAEQQRHVLDSAGIDCLIGNGAPGFATVENDIHRRMVAQPAELHAGTCKITYTSGTTGQPKGVCLDLDTQLAVADSLVKASASREVQRHLCILPLATLLENIAGVYAPLLAGARIELMPMAQIGLTGASGFDLVRFLQALHAAQPHSLILLPQLLLALVSAGERKLPVPHSLRFVAVGGGRVSAQLLERADALSLPIFEGYGLSECASVVCLNTPEQRRIGSTGQPLGHLQVSLATDGEVLVKGARMLGYLGEPAPQGEWLGTGDLGHFEHGFLVLHGRKKHQFITAFGRNVNPEWVESELVQQLPIAQAWLHGEALAANVAVLVPRFANTPDAQLQEAVDAVNHGLPDYARVHHWLRADAPFSASNDLATANGRLRRAALFNHYQSAIHDLVAEGVHA
- a CDS encoding response regulator, with the translated sequence MRILLVEDDQALGEGIRTALKPEGYTVDWLQDGASALHALSHESFELAILDLGLPRMDGLQVLKHLRAAANPVPVLILTARDATSDRIAGLDAGADDYLIKPFDVAELKARLRALLRRSFQRPQPALEYRGISLDPASQVVEYQGQTINLPRKEFLLLHELLIQPGRVLTRDKLQQALYGWDEEVESNALEVHVHHLRKKFFPELIRTVRGVGYLVDK
- a CDS encoding thermostable hemolysin, producing the protein MELPWAHHDRPVARIGRGDSYELHLASPGSARRVALEQFVCQRFELQHGARIRHFMPCLFGLENQTGQLLGAVGVRSGNSGPLFLERYLDEPIQSAIGARLGNSVPSRGELVEVGNLAADSPGAARLLIVALTDLLVALGFRWVTFTGTPTLLNSFQRLSLTPIALGEADPARMGDELADWGSYYDNRPLVMAGDIHGGHQRLLQLGAYPRLGHQPLYALEDMPDVVCS
- a CDS encoding nuclear transport factor 2 family protein codes for the protein MTATELVQAYYTAFNAGDMPAFLDLLADDVVHDINQGERQVGKATFAAFMDKMNRCYRERLSDIVVMQNAAGDRAAAEFVVHGEYLAKDEGLPPANGQTYVLPAGAFFEIRNGKVARISNYYNLNDWVAQVG